The proteins below are encoded in one region of Shewanella putrefaciens:
- a CDS encoding phosphoribosyltransferase yields MSEKYFVTAQQLLEDSFLLASQVYESGFRPQFIVGIWRGGAPIGIAVQEFFDFKQVETDHIAVRTSSYYGIGTDKQSKEIKVHGLHYIVENANASDALLIVDDVFDSGRSIHALKEKLSQLMRLNMPQDIRIACPYYKPKNTAVPLKPDYYIHASEDWLVFPHEVTGLTPEEIAEGKGDLKNIQHLFK; encoded by the coding sequence ATGTCAGAAAAGTATTTTGTTACCGCACAGCAACTGCTGGAAGATTCATTTTTATTAGCTTCGCAGGTGTATGAGAGTGGTTTTCGTCCGCAGTTTATCGTCGGCATTTGGCGTGGCGGCGCTCCAATCGGGATCGCAGTTCAAGAGTTTTTCGATTTTAAACAAGTTGAAACCGACCATATTGCCGTGCGCACTTCTTCCTACTACGGTATTGGTACCGACAAACAAAGCAAAGAAATCAAAGTGCATGGTTTGCACTATATTGTTGAAAATGCCAATGCAAGTGACGCCCTGCTGATCGTGGATGATGTGTTTGATTCTGGTCGTAGTATCCACGCATTAAAGGAAAAATTAAGCCAACTGATGCGCTTAAATATGCCACAGGATATTCGTATCGCTTGCCCTTACTACAAGCCTAAAAATACCGCAGTGCCTTTAAAACCGGATTACTATATCCACGCCTCTGAAGATTGGTTAGTGTTTCCCCATGAAGTGACGGGCTTAACCCCCGAAGAAATTGCCGAAGGTAAAGGCGATTTAAAAAATATTCAGCACTTGTTTAAATAG
- a CDS encoding alkaline phosphatase D family protein, translating to MNRTVTRRDFLAMSAKGVGVAVISYGLMGCSDSDDDKSVPAQFLHGIASGDPASDAVILWTRVTPESDGDVKVSWQVATDAAFAQLVTTGEMVTNANRDYTVKIDARGLRAGKNYFYRFMTGGKTSEVGKTCTLPEGDVSSVKLAVMSCANFPAGYFNAYELAAAQDDLDAVVHLGDYIYEYARGGYASEHAAELGREVLPANELLSLSDYRTRYGQYRTDTSLQKLHAKVPFITVWDDHEVANDTWSDGAENHNEGEGDFAARKEAALQAYFEWLPIRPWREGNHEEIYRSFSYGNLVDLHMLDTRVLGRDKPLDYADYMDATTGAFDGERFRADVTSTSRTLLGLTQLLWLQGTLLQATGKWQVLGQQILMGKMSLPAAIATQQMSIPQFAMLGGLAKLAARAAAGDPTLTAQELQYLQANQALLTPEVIALLQLPSIPYNLDAWDGYAYEREVILGTAKSKNHNLVVIAGDTHNAWANELNDVNGDTVGVEFATSSVSTPGLEYYLNLPAEQIPATEAAIVALVADLKYANLRDRGFMTLTFTADAVRSDWHYVDTILSKDFQAATARSYSAMTKAGEHKITPIV from the coding sequence ATGAATCGTACTGTGACTCGTCGTGATTTTTTGGCTATGTCGGCCAAAGGTGTTGGTGTTGCTGTGATCTCCTACGGCCTAATGGGCTGTAGCGATAGTGATGATGATAAATCGGTACCAGCGCAATTTTTGCATGGTATTGCCAGTGGCGATCCCGCTTCCGATGCGGTGATCCTCTGGACTCGTGTTACGCCTGAATCCGATGGCGATGTGAAGGTGAGTTGGCAAGTGGCTACGGATGCGGCCTTTGCACAATTAGTGACCACTGGGGAGATGGTCACTAACGCAAATCGTGATTATACGGTCAAGATTGATGCCCGTGGTTTACGTGCGGGGAAAAACTATTTCTACCGCTTTATGACGGGCGGTAAAACCTCCGAAGTGGGCAAAACTTGCACATTACCTGAGGGGGATGTGAGCTCTGTGAAATTGGCCGTAATGTCCTGTGCTAACTTCCCAGCCGGTTATTTCAATGCCTACGAGTTAGCGGCGGCCCAGGATGACTTAGATGCCGTGGTACATCTTGGGGATTACATCTATGAATATGCCCGCGGCGGTTATGCCAGCGAACATGCCGCCGAATTGGGGCGCGAAGTGTTACCCGCCAATGAACTGCTGTCATTGAGTGATTACCGTACCCGTTATGGGCAATATCGTACAGATACTAGCTTGCAAAAACTGCATGCTAAAGTGCCCTTTATTACCGTATGGGATGACCACGAAGTGGCTAACGATACCTGGAGCGATGGCGCAGAGAACCATAACGAAGGTGAAGGGGATTTCGCCGCCCGTAAAGAAGCGGCACTGCAGGCCTACTTTGAGTGGTTGCCAATTCGTCCATGGCGCGAGGGTAACCATGAAGAGATTTACCGTAGCTTCAGTTACGGTAATCTGGTCGATTTACATATGCTCGATACCCGCGTATTAGGTCGTGATAAGCCCCTCGATTATGCCGATTATATGGATGCCACCACAGGGGCATTCGATGGCGAGCGTTTCCGCGCCGATGTGACTTCAACCTCGCGTACTTTGCTCGGTTTGACTCAGCTATTATGGCTGCAGGGGACCCTGTTACAGGCTACAGGGAAATGGCAGGTACTAGGCCAACAGATTTTAATGGGTAAGATGTCCTTGCCCGCGGCCATTGCCACTCAGCAGATGAGCATTCCCCAATTTGCCATGTTAGGAGGATTAGCTAAGTTGGCCGCGCGCGCGGCGGCGGGGGACCCAACCCTTACCGCCCAAGAGCTGCAATATCTGCAAGCCAATCAAGCCCTGTTAACGCCCGAGGTGATAGCGCTACTGCAATTACCTTCAATTCCATACAATTTAGATGCTTGGGATGGTTACGCCTATGAGCGTGAGGTGATTTTAGGCACGGCCAAATCGAAGAATCACAATCTCGTGGTGATCGCGGGCGATACCCATAATGCCTGGGCAAATGAACTCAATGATGTTAATGGCGACACAGTAGGGGTTGAATTTGCGACCAGTTCAGTATCTACACCGGGGCTTGAATATTACTTAAACCTGCCGGCGGAGCAAATTCCGGCGACAGAAGCCGCGATTGTGGCGTTAGTCGCCGATCTTAAGTATGCCAACCTTAGGGATCGCGGCTTTATGACGCTGACTTTCACCGCCGATGCCGTGCGCAGCGATTGGCATTATGTGGATACGATTTTATCTAAGGATTTCCAAGCCGCCACCGCCCGTAGTTATAGCGCTATGACCAAAGCAGGCGAGCATAAAATTACGCCTATCGTCTAA
- a CDS encoding HPP family protein has protein sequence MKVSDIMSPSVICISDGASLKDAHHLMQTRGVRHLPVVSETDGTLVGVLTHKKMIASVLSMLNKYGQGALDRKERYTPIATVMDKEFQHLIADEPLTVVVEYFIENKLGCLPVVDADKKVLGIVTSSDFIKLCRTLLQQQA, from the coding sequence ATGAAAGTCAGCGATATTATGAGCCCAAGCGTGATTTGCATTAGCGATGGCGCCAGCTTGAAAGATGCCCACCATCTAATGCAAACCCGCGGTGTGCGCCACTTACCCGTGGTATCTGAAACCGATGGCACTCTGGTTGGCGTACTCACCCATAAAAAAATGATCGCCAGCGTCTTATCTATGCTGAACAAATACGGCCAAGGCGCGCTCGATCGCAAGGAACGTTACACCCCCATAGCCACGGTAATGGACAAAGAGTTTCAACACTTAATCGCCGATGAACCTTTAACTGTTGTGGTGGAATATTTTATTGAAAACAAACTCGGCTGCTTACCCGTCGTTGATGCCGATAAAAAAGTGCTCGGTATCGTCACTTCATCGGACTTTATTAAGCTGTGCCGTACCCTGCTGCAACAGCAAGCCTAA
- a CDS encoding MATE family efflux transporter: protein MAKVPKTLQQRMGIVALTWPIFIETLLQSLLGISDIFMLSHYSDNAVAAVGLTTQLMFFMMVMSMMVSTGASILISQNNGAGKVQLATDVGVASVALSLALALLMGLSMFFGAKGIIQLFALESHVAGFAYDYLVICGSLSIGLVMNIAFAAILRSYGFTRSAMLVTSSTGLMNVIGNYIALFSPFGLPVYGVTGVAISTVTSQIIGALIMLAVIRSKQITLPMQRLKLLPRSTYWSVMRIGLLNAGEMLSYNVAQMTIIYFISQMGTLSLTAYTYGLNISRFIYCFAVALGQATQIQTGYYVGKQWFEEITTRVQRYCLVGFVASLTIVLIFYWQRQTIVGWLSENEDVIQLTALLLAGSIALETGRVFNLVIISALKGAGDVAFPVRVGLFSMWGIGVFFAWLFGLHLGYGVLAAWLAVAADEWIRGLIMVHRWRSGRWQRFTRIPPVTLV from the coding sequence GTGGCCAAAGTTCCTAAAACATTACAACAACGCATGGGCATAGTGGCCCTCACTTGGCCGATTTTTATCGAAACTCTGCTGCAATCCTTACTTGGGATCAGCGATATTTTTATGCTCAGCCATTATTCCGATAATGCGGTCGCGGCGGTGGGGCTCACCACTCAGTTGATGTTCTTTATGATGGTGATGTCCATGATGGTGAGCACGGGCGCGAGCATTTTGATCAGCCAGAACAATGGTGCGGGTAAAGTGCAGCTGGCAACCGATGTTGGGGTGGCGAGTGTTGCACTGAGTCTGGCCCTTGCCCTGCTAATGGGGTTGTCGATGTTTTTTGGCGCCAAGGGCATTATCCAGTTATTTGCCCTCGAGTCCCATGTGGCGGGGTTTGCCTACGATTACTTAGTGATTTGTGGCAGCTTGAGTATAGGTTTAGTGATGAACATTGCCTTTGCCGCCATTTTGCGTAGCTATGGTTTTACCCGCTCGGCCATGTTGGTCACCTCTAGCACTGGGTTGATGAATGTAATAGGCAACTATATCGCCCTGTTTTCTCCCTTTGGTTTGCCCGTTTATGGTGTCACTGGGGTGGCGATATCGACTGTGACCAGCCAGATTATCGGTGCCTTGATTATGCTGGCAGTGATCCGCAGTAAGCAGATCACACTGCCGATGCAACGGCTTAAGCTCTTACCGCGCAGCACCTATTGGAGCGTGATGCGTATTGGCCTGCTCAATGCCGGTGAAATGCTGTCCTACAATGTGGCGCAGATGACCATCATCTACTTTATCAGCCAGATGGGGACGCTTTCGCTCACGGCCTACACCTATGGCTTGAACATTAGCCGTTTTATCTATTGTTTTGCGGTAGCGCTCGGACAGGCGACGCAAATTCAGACCGGATACTATGTCGGCAAACAATGGTTTGAGGAAATCACCACCCGGGTGCAGCGCTACTGCCTCGTGGGCTTTGTCGCCTCACTGACCATAGTATTGATCTTCTATTGGCAGCGACAGACTATCGTCGGTTGGCTGAGTGAAAACGAAGACGTCATTCAACTGACGGCGTTATTGCTCGCGGGTTCCATCGCCCTTGAAACGGGGCGGGTGTTTAATCTGGTGATAATCTCGGCCTTAAAAGGCGCAGGTGATGTGGCGTTCCCTGTGCGGGTTGGCCTGTTTAGCATGTGGGGAATAGGAGTCTTTTTTGCTTGGTTATTTGGTTTGCACTTAGGCTACGGAGTGCTCGCCGCTTGGCTGGCGGTCGCCGCCGATGAGTGGATCCGCGGCTTGATTATGGTGCACCGCTGGCGCTCTGGCCGCTGGCAACGTTTTACCCGCATTCCGCCTGTAACCTTAGTGTAG
- a CDS encoding alpha/beta hydrolase: MAQLYLEDGIKQLVSEFIAAGCPSVREQTIEERRQGYINSTILAGEIEEVFEVSPVSIDGAELTLFKPSAAKNLPVVIYYHGGCFVSGGVETHNQQLRKLANDAGALVIAVRYRLAPEHVYPAAHDDAFHAANVVHQHCHLWGGDNANITLMGDSAGGHLALVTCLRLKAKGQWLPQKQVLIYPMLDATAKSQSYSDNGEKFIITRDTLLTGFDMYLDWHPRTDAEASPLRSHDLAGLPETHIITAEFDPLVDEGEQLFRNLLDAGVNAHCRRYLGVIHGFFQLAGVSRSARDAMVQVANIVKTP, encoded by the coding sequence ATGGCCCAACTTTATTTAGAAGACGGAATTAAACAGTTGGTCAGCGAGTTTATCGCTGCAGGATGCCCATCGGTGCGGGAACAGACCATAGAAGAACGGCGCCAAGGATATATCAACAGCACAATATTAGCAGGCGAGATTGAAGAAGTGTTTGAAGTTAGCCCGGTTTCAATCGATGGCGCAGAATTGACACTCTTCAAACCCTCGGCGGCCAAGAATTTACCCGTAGTGATTTACTACCATGGCGGCTGTTTTGTCAGTGGCGGCGTTGAGACCCACAATCAACAGCTGCGAAAACTTGCCAATGATGCGGGCGCATTAGTGATTGCTGTACGCTATCGCCTCGCGCCTGAACACGTTTATCCCGCCGCCCATGATGACGCTTTCCATGCCGCCAATGTGGTGCATCAACATTGCCACCTATGGGGTGGCGATAACGCCAATATCACCCTGATGGGCGACAGCGCTGGCGGCCATTTAGCCCTAGTCACTTGCCTGCGTTTAAAAGCCAAAGGACAATGGTTGCCGCAAAAACAAGTGCTTATCTACCCCATGCTGGATGCCACTGCCAAGAGCCAGAGCTATAGCGACAATGGCGAGAAATTTATCATCACCCGCGATACCTTACTCACCGGGTTCGATATGTACCTCGATTGGCACCCCAGAACCGATGCCGAAGCCAGTCCACTGCGTAGCCATGACTTAGCGGGCTTACCCGAGACCCATATCATTACGGCGGAATTTGATCCGCTCGTCGATGAAGGTGAACAGCTGTTTCGCAATCTGTTAGATGCTGGCGTAAATGCCCACTGCCGCCGCTATTTAGGCGTTATCCACGGTTTCTTTCAACTCGCTGGAGTAAGCCGCTCCGCTCGGGATGCCATGGTGCAAGTCGCCAATATTGTAAAAACACCTTAG
- the lgt gene encoding prolipoprotein diacylglyceryl transferase, whose product MEHLVWELDPVLVSFMGLKIHWYGVLFAVAITTGFQVMKRIYIKEGLDLESLDNLLIYCVVGIIVGARLAHCIFYDPAYYFAHPLKILAIWEGGLASHGGGLGAILALYYYQRKVKLPFLFLLDRLAIATAIFGFFVRMANFANSEILGEPTTQPWGIIFARVDMLPRHPAQLYEAFAYLAIFIGLYAIYSFTQVKQRHGAIFGLFLVLVFSARMAIESIKVSQAAYAETILSAGQLLSLPFLAVGIVLLFLAYRNKRA is encoded by the coding sequence TTGGAACACTTAGTGTGGGAACTCGATCCAGTATTAGTCTCGTTTATGGGGCTCAAAATACATTGGTATGGAGTCTTGTTTGCCGTGGCTATCACCACGGGTTTTCAGGTGATGAAGCGGATTTATATCAAGGAGGGGCTCGACCTTGAATCCCTTGATAATCTATTGATTTACTGTGTGGTTGGCATCATAGTTGGCGCCAGATTGGCCCATTGTATTTTTTACGATCCCGCTTATTACTTCGCCCATCCGCTTAAGATTCTGGCGATTTGGGAAGGCGGACTTGCCAGCCATGGTGGCGGTTTAGGGGCGATTTTGGCCCTTTACTATTACCAGCGCAAAGTGAAGCTCCCTTTCCTATTTCTATTGGATCGCTTGGCGATTGCTACGGCCATTTTTGGCTTTTTTGTGCGTATGGCGAATTTTGCCAACTCAGAGATCTTAGGTGAGCCAACCACCCAGCCGTGGGGGATTATCTTTGCCCGTGTTGATATGCTGCCAAGGCATCCGGCGCAGCTCTATGAGGCTTTTGCCTATTTGGCTATCTTTATTGGCCTGTACGCTATTTATAGCTTTACCCAAGTTAAACAAAGGCATGGGGCGATTTTTGGCCTGTTTCTGGTGTTGGTATTTAGTGCGCGCATGGCGATTGAGTCAATTAAAGTCAGCCAAGCGGCTTATGCTGAAACTATCTTAAGTGCGGGGCAACTTCTCAGCCTGCCTTTCCTCGCCGTAGGGATAGTCTTGTTATTTTTGGCCTATCGAAACAAACGCGCCTAA
- a CDS encoding cupin domain-containing protein translates to MQTADDFITFLELEQHIEGGYYRSSYRSAMQYDSTRALWSSIYFLLRTGEVSHFHRLTADEMWYFHGGQSLTIYMISPEGELTTAQLGLDLAAGERPQFLVPKGCIFGSAMNQAGFSLVGCMVSPGFTFDDFELFSQESLLAQYPQHRDIILRLSKSERD, encoded by the coding sequence ATGCAAACCGCCGATGATTTTATTACGTTTTTAGAGTTAGAGCAGCATATCGAAGGGGGGTATTATCGGTCTTCCTACCGCTCCGCTATGCAGTACGACTCGACTCGAGCCCTCTGGAGCAGCATTTATTTTTTACTGCGAACTGGCGAAGTGTCGCATTTTCATCGACTCACGGCCGACGAGATGTGGTATTTCCACGGGGGTCAATCCTTGACTATCTATATGATTTCCCCCGAAGGAGAGCTGACAACGGCGCAATTAGGCTTAGATTTGGCCGCAGGTGAAAGACCACAATTTTTAGTGCCTAAGGGCTGCATTTTTGGCTCTGCGATGAATCAAGCTGGATTCTCACTGGTGGGTTGCATGGTATCACCCGGTTTTACCTTCGATGATTTTGAGTTATTCAGCCAAGAAAGTTTGTTGGCGCAATATCCCCAGCATAGGGATATTATTCTGCGCCTGAGTAAAAGTGAGCGTGATTAA
- a CDS encoding GGDEF domain-containing protein, which translates to MINIAQMALVLEALPDPTFILSQSGRYVAVFGGKDDRYYHDGSGLVGLYLSDILNAEKSNYYLGIIDQAIKSRRLLIEEYELSNKDVKGLSNQGPSEPIWFEGRIQALDFLVDNEPVVLWVASNISKRHALEMQLRQLSDTDQLTGLYNRRRLERDLNHLFDTYNRHRIPASILVLDLDNLKMINDQLGHHMGDKVIIAVADTCRQQFRKTDSAYRFGGDEFVIALPCVEYTQAIIFAEFLCDCCFKALQQHAVKGLFATVSIGVATIEAGDTSYEDTLKRADAALYQAKRDGKNRVIANTA; encoded by the coding sequence ATGATCAATATTGCACAAATGGCTTTAGTGCTAGAAGCGCTACCCGATCCGACTTTTATTCTTTCCCAAAGTGGGCGCTATGTTGCCGTATTTGGGGGTAAAGATGATCGTTATTACCACGATGGTAGCGGATTAGTCGGCCTATACCTTAGCGATATTCTCAATGCGGAAAAGAGCAATTATTACCTCGGCATCATAGATCAAGCCATAAAGAGCCGTAGGCTGCTGATCGAAGAATATGAACTCAGTAATAAGGATGTCAAAGGCTTATCAAACCAAGGACCTTCCGAACCTATCTGGTTTGAGGGGCGTATTCAGGCATTGGATTTTCTCGTCGATAACGAACCTGTGGTGCTTTGGGTCGCCAGTAATATCTCCAAACGCCATGCCCTTGAAATGCAACTGCGGCAATTAAGCGATACCGACCAGCTTACAGGGCTTTATAATCGCCGCAGACTTGAGCGCGACTTAAACCACCTCTTCGATACCTATAACCGCCACCGCATTCCCGCCTCTATCTTAGTGCTCGATCTGGACAATCTAAAAATGATCAACGATCAACTTGGACACCATATGGGCGATAAGGTCATCATTGCTGTGGCCGATACCTGCAGACAACAATTTAGAAAAACCGACAGCGCCTATCGTTTTGGCGGCGATGAGTTTGTGATCGCCTTGCCCTGTGTTGAATATACTCAAGCCATTATATTTGCTGAATTTCTCTGTGATTGCTGCTTTAAAGCATTACAACAACACGCGGTGAAAGGACTCTTCGCCACCGTCAGTATTGGTGTCGCCACCATTGAAGCGGGCGATACCTCCTACGAAGATACCTTAAAACGCGCCGATGCCGCCCTATATCAAGCCAAGCGGGATGGTAAAAATCGCGTCATTGCCAACACCGCCTAA
- a CDS encoding OsmC domain/YcaO domain-containing protein: MEIKVNFLDNLRLEAKFDDFTVTADQPIRYKGDGSAPGPFDYFLASSALCAAYFVKVYCNARDIPTDNIRLSQNNIVDPEDRYNQIFQINVELPSDISDKDREGILRSIDRCTVKKVVQTGPEFKIQIVENLDSDANAMLMGQADATSSTYILGKDLPLEQTIANMTAMLAELGMKIEISSWRNIVPNVWSLHIRDAASPMCFTNGKGATKESALCSALGEFIERLNNNFFYNDQFFGTEIANSEFVHYPNEKWFALEADDALPAGILDDYCLEIYNPDEELCGSHLIDTNSGNTKRGICAIPYQRKSDGETVYFPSNLIENLFLSNGMSAGNNLNEAHVQCLSEIFERAVKRQIIEQEIVLPDVPIAVLEKYPSILAGIKGLEEQGFPVVVKDASLGGQFPVMCVTLMNPKTGGVFASFGAHPSFEVALERSLTELLQGRSFEGLNDVPKPTFNSMAVTEPENFVEHFIDSTGVISWRFFSSKFDYEFCEWDFSGTNEEESERLFGILEDLGKEVYIAEFTDLGASACRILVPDYSEIYPVDDLIWDNTNKALAYREDILNLHSLSTKQLVSLVNRLEESQLDNYTDIRTLIGIVFDENTVWGKLTIIELKILIYLALGEQEDALELVGEFLQFNDNTVKRNLFYQAMNAVLEVTLDEDLELDDFIHNFTRMFGEEMMEQVVGSVTGKVRFSGLTKTSMQLEGIEPHLRLIESYKKLHTARKAKIVS, translated from the coding sequence ATGGAAATCAAAGTTAATTTTCTCGACAATCTTAGACTTGAAGCCAAGTTTGATGATTTTACCGTCACCGCCGATCAGCCGATCCGTTATAAAGGTGATGGTTCAGCCCCTGGTCCCTTTGATTATTTCTTAGCGTCGTCAGCCCTTTGCGCGGCCTATTTCGTCAAGGTGTATTGCAACGCCCGTGATATTCCAACGGATAATATTCGCCTGTCGCAGAATAATATTGTCGATCCTGAGGATCGCTATAATCAGATTTTCCAGATCAATGTGGAGTTGCCGAGCGATATTTCGGACAAGGACCGTGAAGGTATTTTGCGCTCGATTGACCGCTGCACAGTGAAAAAAGTGGTACAAACTGGCCCAGAATTTAAGATCCAAATCGTTGAAAACCTCGACTCAGACGCTAATGCCATGCTGATGGGGCAGGCCGATGCCACATCGAGCACTTATATTCTGGGTAAAGATCTGCCGCTAGAGCAGACCATTGCCAATATGACAGCTATGCTCGCCGAGCTTGGAATGAAGATTGAAATCTCATCCTGGCGCAATATTGTGCCGAATGTATGGTCACTGCATATCCGCGACGCCGCTTCACCTATGTGTTTCACCAATGGTAAAGGCGCCACCAAGGAGAGCGCATTATGCTCGGCACTTGGCGAGTTTATCGAGCGGTTAAATAACAACTTTTTCTATAACGATCAATTTTTTGGTACTGAAATCGCCAATAGTGAATTTGTGCATTATCCCAATGAAAAATGGTTTGCCTTAGAGGCAGACGATGCGCTGCCAGCGGGAATTTTGGATGACTATTGTTTAGAGATTTATAACCCAGATGAGGAGTTGTGTGGCTCGCACTTGATCGATACCAACTCAGGCAATACTAAGCGCGGTATTTGTGCTATCCCCTATCAGCGTAAATCCGACGGCGAGACAGTGTATTTCCCATCGAATTTGATTGAAAACCTATTCTTAAGCAATGGTATGAGCGCGGGGAATAACCTTAACGAAGCCCATGTACAATGCTTATCGGAAATTTTCGAGCGCGCGGTTAAACGCCAAATTATTGAGCAGGAAATTGTGCTGCCGGACGTGCCAATTGCGGTGTTAGAAAAATATCCAAGCATTCTTGCTGGCATTAAAGGGTTAGAGGAGCAGGGCTTCCCTGTGGTAGTGAAAGATGCCTCCCTCGGTGGTCAGTTCCCTGTGATGTGCGTAACCCTAATGAACCCGAAAACCGGCGGAGTATTCGCCTCCTTTGGCGCGCACCCAAGCTTTGAAGTCGCACTAGAACGCAGCTTAACTGAGCTACTCCAGGGCCGCAGTTTTGAAGGGTTAAACGATGTGCCAAAACCGACCTTTAATAGCATGGCGGTGACTGAGCCTGAAAACTTTGTCGAGCACTTTATCGACTCAACTGGGGTGATCTCCTGGCGTTTCTTTAGCAGTAAATTCGATTATGAATTCTGCGAGTGGGATTTCTCTGGGACTAACGAAGAAGAGAGTGAGCGATTATTCGGCATCCTAGAGGACTTAGGGAAAGAAGTGTATATCGCCGAGTTTACTGACCTTGGTGCCTCGGCTTGTCGTATTTTAGTGCCTGATTATTCTGAAATTTATCCAGTAGATGATCTCATCTGGGATAACACCAATAAGGCGCTGGCTTACCGTGAAGATATTTTAAATCTGCATTCCCTTAGCACTAAACAGTTGGTGAGTTTGGTCAATCGCTTAGAAGAAAGTCAGCTCGATAACTACACGGATATCCGTACCCTGATTGGTATCGTCTTCGATGAAAATACCGTTTGGGGCAAGTTAACCATCATAGAACTTAAGATTTTGATTTATCTAGCACTTGGCGAGCAGGAAGACGCGCTCGAACTGGTCGGTGAGTTTCTGCAATTTAACGACAACACAGTGAAGCGCAATCTGTTTTATCAAGCGATGAATGCCGTGTTAGAAGTCACCTTAGATGAAGATCTCGAACTCGATGATTTTATTCATAACTTCACCCGTATGTTTGGCGAGGAAATGATGGAACAAGTCGTAGGCTCTGTGACGGGTAAAGTGCGCTTTAGCGGTTTAACTAAGACCAGTATGCAGCTCGAAGGGATTGAGCCACACCTGCGCTTAATCGAGAGCTATAAGAAACTGCACACCGCCCGCAAGGCTAAAATTGTTAGCTAG
- a CDS encoding substrate-binding periplasmic protein, whose product MPFKLVLIFIISLMPLLPCAAENVIHMGYRTNEKLPYINKSPDNSGLFAELYGEAALRIGYKLKIVRLPKKRLIKELENGTIDFYPLLAYDKERTAYIHWIPAGYEQRNVALTQSTVNELNSEQSVAGLTQLVGLGNADYLAHFDKSKFEQFSIPELEIERIVKMISSGHGDFYVYEEAPLAYFIYKNQITNMRLHKNLLPKEFRSYAGFSHKSPLYKARINTLFNQDAPISSTNLPVVPEPGSVADQFSNALLQLEKEGFIEELEIKYFGSPLSH is encoded by the coding sequence ATGCCGTTTAAACTAGTGCTTATTTTTATAATCAGTTTAATGCCTTTACTCCCTTGTGCGGCCGAGAATGTGATCCATATGGGATATCGCACGAATGAGAAATTACCCTATATAAACAAGAGCCCCGATAATAGTGGTTTATTTGCAGAGCTGTACGGTGAGGCCGCATTACGCATAGGCTATAAGTTAAAAATTGTTCGACTTCCTAAAAAACGGCTCATTAAGGAATTAGAGAACGGCACTATCGATTTTTATCCCTTGCTTGCCTATGACAAAGAACGCACTGCATATATCCATTGGATACCCGCGGGGTATGAGCAACGTAATGTGGCACTCACCCAAAGTACTGTAAATGAATTGAATTCGGAGCAAAGTGTTGCGGGTTTAACCCAGCTCGTGGGATTGGGAAATGCGGACTATCTTGCACATTTTGATAAGTCTAAATTTGAACAGTTCTCTATTCCCGAGTTGGAAATTGAGCGGATTGTAAAAATGATATCTTCTGGTCATGGTGATTTTTATGTGTATGAGGAGGCTCCTCTTGCCTATTTCATCTATAAAAATCAGATAACTAATATGAGGTTACATAAGAATTTATTACCAAAGGAGTTCAGATCCTATGCTGGATTCTCCCATAAATCTCCCCTCTATAAAGCTCGTATCAATACGCTTTTTAATCAAGATGCCCCGATAAGCTCAACAAACCTGCCGGTAGTGCCGGAACCTGGCAGCGTTGCGGATCAATTTTCAAATGCGCTTTTACAGCTTGAAAAAGAAGGTTTTATCGAGGAGTTAGAAATTAAATATTTTGGTAGCCCACTTTCCCATTGA
- a CDS encoding DUF3297 family protein, which translates to MNDTTLPALPDRLSVNPRSPHHVAEIFEHDIGIRVNGKERFDVEEYCISEGWVKVPSKSLDRRGQPLLLTVKGTVEAFYR; encoded by the coding sequence ATGAACGATACAACACTACCCGCTTTACCGGATCGCCTTTCGGTCAATCCACGCAGTCCACACCATGTTGCTGAAATTTTCGAGCATGACATAGGCATTAGAGTCAACGGCAAAGAGCGTTTTGATGTCGAAGAGTATTGCATTAGCGAAGGCTGGGTAAAAGTCCCCTCTAAATCCTTAGACCGTCGCGGCCAACCTCTGCTGCTCACAGTAAAAGGCACAGTTGAAGCGTTTTATCGTTAA